Proteins encoded by one window of Kribbella italica:
- a CDS encoding PQQ-dependent sugar dehydrogenase: MRLRSARRTAVAGLTAIAVTLALATPPAAAAPTDYQAEDALISQGLVESNHAGFTGRGFVNFDNLVGSYVEWTVQSPTTGPADVTLRYANGTAAARPLDFTVNGVAGAVGITFPGTGAWTTWQTKTVRLSLVAGSNKIRARATTADGGPNADRLTVDPTSDDTQPPSAPSNLAVGNIKPNAATFSWSAANDNVGVVRYEINRGGNVLKVVDANTLTATVDTLTSNTAYDVSVGAFDAAGNASQQSNVVTFTTPVSGDTQPPTVPGNLRSAGATANSVSLAWNASTDNSGSVAGYDVYQGSTLVSSTGSLTATVTNLSANTAYTFTVKARDPDGNASGPSNAVTVRTSGGGTGGIPEYERDIARVDLGWSVAFLPDGSGSALVTERDRFELLLVSSTGQKTTLGKVPGAVTTTGEGGLLGLALSPNFSTDHWVYLYHTAANDNRIVRMKYENGVLATTSEPVLTGLAKNRYHNGGRIRFGPDGKLYAAVGDAKNSGNAQNRGSLNGKILRINPDGTAPSDNPFFSTGGNARYVWGLGFRNPQGLAWDSRGQLWAAEFGENSQDELNLVQKGGNYGWPACEGTIGDCGGYIAPKRTWSTAQAGPSGVEIVNDWIYIAGVTGRQLWVTQINAAGNGVGTPQALFSGRWGRLRSITKTPDGALWLTSTNNDMNGGSPSTIDNYVVRLKFPG, from the coding sequence ATGAGACTTCGTTCTGCCCGGCGTACGGCGGTGGCGGGTCTGACCGCCATCGCCGTGACGCTGGCTCTCGCCACGCCACCCGCCGCGGCGGCGCCCACCGACTACCAGGCCGAGGACGCGCTGATCTCGCAGGGCCTGGTCGAGTCGAACCATGCCGGGTTCACCGGCCGCGGGTTCGTCAACTTCGACAACCTGGTCGGCAGCTACGTCGAGTGGACCGTCCAGTCCCCCACCACCGGCCCGGCCGACGTCACCCTGCGGTACGCGAACGGTACGGCGGCCGCCCGGCCGCTCGACTTCACCGTGAACGGTGTCGCCGGCGCGGTCGGCATCACCTTCCCCGGTACGGGCGCGTGGACCACCTGGCAGACCAAGACGGTGCGGCTGTCCTTGGTGGCCGGGAGCAACAAGATCCGCGCCCGGGCAACGACCGCCGACGGCGGCCCGAACGCCGACAGGCTGACCGTCGACCCGACCAGCGACGACACCCAGCCGCCGTCCGCGCCGAGCAACCTTGCGGTCGGCAACATCAAGCCGAACGCCGCCACGTTCAGCTGGTCGGCCGCGAACGACAACGTCGGCGTGGTCCGGTACGAGATCAACCGCGGCGGCAACGTGCTCAAGGTGGTCGACGCGAACACGCTGACCGCGACCGTCGACACGCTGACCTCGAACACGGCGTACGACGTCTCCGTCGGCGCTTTCGATGCCGCCGGCAACGCGTCGCAGCAGAGCAACGTGGTCACGTTCACCACGCCGGTCAGCGGCGACACCCAGCCGCCGACCGTCCCGGGCAACCTGCGATCGGCCGGCGCCACGGCGAACAGCGTCTCGCTGGCGTGGAACGCGTCGACCGACAACAGCGGCAGCGTCGCCGGGTACGACGTTTACCAGGGCAGCACGCTGGTCTCCAGCACGGGTTCGCTGACCGCGACGGTGACGAACCTGAGCGCCAACACGGCGTACACGTTCACCGTGAAGGCGCGTGACCCCGACGGCAACGCGTCCGGGCCGAGCAACGCGGTGACCGTCCGGACGAGCGGCGGTGGGACCGGCGGCATCCCGGAGTACGAGCGGGACATCGCGCGGGTCGACCTCGGCTGGAGCGTCGCGTTCCTGCCGGACGGGTCGGGCTCGGCGCTGGTCACCGAGCGGGACCGGTTCGAACTGCTGCTGGTGTCGTCGACGGGGCAGAAAACCACGCTGGGCAAGGTCCCTGGTGCGGTCACGACCACCGGTGAGGGCGGGTTGCTCGGCCTCGCGCTGTCGCCGAACTTCAGCACCGACCACTGGGTGTACCTCTACCACACGGCCGCGAACGACAACCGGATCGTGCGGATGAAGTACGAGAACGGCGTCCTGGCCACGACGTCCGAGCCGGTGCTCACCGGGCTGGCGAAGAACCGGTACCATAACGGCGGCCGGATCCGGTTCGGTCCGGACGGCAAGCTGTACGCCGCGGTCGGTGACGCGAAGAACTCCGGCAACGCGCAGAACCGCGGCTCGCTGAACGGCAAGATCCTGCGGATCAACCCCGACGGGACGGCGCCGAGCGACAACCCGTTCTTCAGCACCGGCGGCAACGCCCGGTACGTGTGGGGGCTCGGCTTCCGCAACCCGCAGGGACTCGCGTGGGACTCGCGCGGTCAGCTCTGGGCGGCGGAGTTCGGCGAGAACAGCCAGGACGAACTGAACCTCGTGCAGAAGGGCGGCAACTACGGCTGGCCCGCGTGCGAGGGAACGATCGGCGACTGCGGCGGCTACATCGCACCGAAGCGGACCTGGTCGACCGCGCAGGCCGGGCCGAGCGGCGTGGAGATCGTCAACGACTGGATCTACATCGCCGGCGTCACCGGACGGCAGCTGTGGGTCACCCAGATCAATGCCGCAGGCAACGGTGTGGGGACTCCGCAGGCCTTGTTCTCCGGTCGCTGGGGACGGTTGCGCAGCATCACCAAGACGCCCGACGGCGCCCTGTGGCTGACCTCGACGAACAACGACATGAACGGCGGGTCGCCGTCCACGATCGACAACTACGTCGTCCGGCTGAAGTTCCCGGGCTGA
- a CDS encoding FAD-dependent oxidoreductase → MTSQNLLRADVVVIGFGKGGKIAAGTLGRLGRRVVLIERSDQMYGGTCPNVGCVPTKALVHRSGRRRSNDPPQEWFERAVGEVQAITSSFRAGNFEALDGAETITVITGEASFADPHTVVVETGAGPVEVRGETILINTGSEPVIPDLPGLRDSPLTMTNVDLIHTTHLPDRLVVIGGGYLGIEFASIYRRFGSQVTVLEASPRILGREDDDIAAVAEQILTDEGVRIVPGARVLEIRDDDTVVYEKDGREHTLTADAILSATGRQPATAALKLDNAGVRTTASGAVEVDEYLRTAQPHIFALGDVNGGPQFTYISLDDSRIVLDQLIGEGRRTTTDRVAVPQTLFMSPPLATVGLTEKAARAARYRIKVGYQPVADIVAMPRAYIVEETRGAMKFVIDLDTDQILGAALLSVDAQELVNVVALVMRQGVTASALQSSIFTHPSSTEAFNDVIGAVVRSDV, encoded by the coding sequence ATGACCTCACAGAACCTGCTCCGGGCCGACGTCGTGGTGATCGGCTTCGGCAAGGGCGGCAAGATCGCCGCCGGCACGCTGGGCCGCCTCGGGCGCCGCGTCGTCCTGATCGAGCGGTCCGACCAGATGTACGGCGGAACCTGCCCGAACGTGGGCTGCGTCCCGACCAAGGCCCTCGTGCACCGCTCCGGCCGGCGCCGTTCGAACGATCCGCCGCAGGAGTGGTTCGAGCGGGCGGTCGGCGAGGTCCAGGCGATCACGTCGTCGTTCCGGGCCGGCAACTTCGAGGCGCTGGACGGCGCGGAGACGATCACCGTGATCACCGGCGAGGCGTCGTTCGCCGATCCGCACACGGTCGTGGTCGAGACCGGTGCCGGCCCGGTCGAGGTACGCGGCGAGACGATCCTGATCAACACCGGCTCGGAGCCGGTGATCCCGGACCTCCCGGGCCTGCGTGACAGCCCGCTGACGATGACGAACGTCGACCTGATCCACACCACCCACCTGCCCGACCGCCTGGTGGTGATCGGCGGCGGCTACCTGGGGATCGAGTTCGCCTCGATCTACCGGCGCTTCGGGTCGCAGGTGACCGTGCTCGAGGCATCGCCGCGGATCCTCGGCCGGGAGGACGACGACATCGCGGCGGTCGCCGAGCAGATCCTGACCGACGAGGGCGTGCGGATCGTCCCGGGTGCGCGGGTGCTGGAGATCCGGGACGATGACACCGTGGTCTACGAGAAGGACGGCCGCGAGCACACGCTGACCGCCGACGCGATCCTCTCCGCGACCGGGCGGCAGCCGGCGACGGCGGCGCTGAAGCTGGACAACGCCGGAGTCCGTACGACGGCGAGCGGCGCGGTCGAGGTCGACGAGTACCTGCGGACGGCACAGCCGCACATCTTCGCGCTCGGCGACGTCAACGGCGGGCCGCAGTTCACCTACATCTCGCTCGACGACAGCCGGATCGTGCTCGACCAGCTGATCGGTGAGGGCCGGCGGACGACGACCGACCGGGTCGCCGTACCGCAGACGCTGTTCATGTCGCCGCCGCTGGCGACGGTCGGGCTGACCGAGAAGGCGGCCCGGGCGGCCAGGTACCGGATCAAGGTGGGATACCAGCCGGTCGCCGACATCGTCGCGATGCCGCGGGCGTACATCGTCGAGGAGACCCGGGGCGCGATGAAGTTCGTGATCGACCTGGACACCGACCAGATCCTCGGGGCGGCCCTGCTCAGCGTCGACGCGCAGGAGCTGGTCAACGTGGTCGCGCTGGTGATGCGTCAGGGCGTGACGGCGAGCGCGTTGCAGAGCTCGATCTTCACCCACCCGTCGTCGACCGAGGCGTTCAACGACGTGATCGGCGCCGTGGTCCGCTCGGACGTCTAG
- a CDS encoding AraC family transcriptional regulator, which translates to MDSISHLLKLADLQATLDKRCLLAEATEMKVPAYGETDATFHLLLDGECTFETPSGSFPLRAGEAVILPGSPPHFVRTNGRFAQQTSELDSSTPDKYGPPIGGRYLIGGGGHRLAEPLSGVVDTSGPAFGTLRSQGGGEAVIDLFCGYYTPGSAAGVMLFRSLPDPLIVSVADDEAAIRALCTMMRSEASSPGPGAGAILTSLCEALLAMVLRRSAGELTPGPLWTAVEDPRIADAIDAVLREPGADWSVERLAQVASMSRATFVRHFGKHTGTTVNALVTRIRMMVAADLLGRGELTVATVAAEVGYQSESAFSRAFQQASGSTPGRFRRLGRTP; encoded by the coding sequence ATGGACTCCATCAGTCACCTGCTCAAGCTGGCCGATCTGCAGGCCACTCTCGACAAGCGCTGTCTGCTCGCCGAGGCGACCGAGATGAAGGTCCCGGCGTACGGCGAGACGGACGCGACGTTCCACCTGCTGCTCGACGGCGAGTGCACGTTCGAGACCCCGTCAGGCTCCTTCCCGTTGCGTGCCGGCGAGGCCGTGATCCTGCCGGGGAGTCCGCCGCACTTCGTCCGGACGAACGGGAGGTTCGCCCAGCAAACGTCTGAGCTTGACTCGTCGACTCCCGACAAGTACGGACCACCGATCGGGGGCCGGTACTTGATCGGTGGTGGCGGGCATCGACTTGCCGAGCCGCTGTCCGGCGTGGTCGACACCTCCGGCCCGGCGTTCGGGACGTTGCGGAGTCAGGGCGGCGGGGAGGCGGTCATCGACCTGTTCTGCGGGTACTACACGCCGGGGTCCGCCGCGGGTGTGATGCTGTTCCGCAGCCTGCCGGATCCGCTGATCGTCTCCGTGGCGGACGACGAGGCCGCGATCCGCGCGCTGTGCACGATGATGCGGAGCGAGGCGAGCAGTCCGGGGCCGGGAGCGGGCGCGATCCTGACCAGCCTGTGCGAGGCCCTGCTGGCGATGGTTCTGCGCCGGTCGGCGGGGGAGTTGACTCCCGGCCCGCTGTGGACGGCGGTCGAGGACCCGCGGATCGCGGACGCGATCGACGCCGTACTGCGGGAGCCCGGCGCGGACTGGTCCGTCGAGCGGCTCGCGCAGGTGGCCTCGATGTCACGGGCGACCTTCGTCCGGCACTTCGGCAAACACACCGGTACGACGGTGAACGCGCTCGTCACCCGGATCCGGATGATGGTCGCCGCCGACCTGCTCGGCCGCGGCGAGCTGACCGTGGCGACGGTCGCGGCCGAGGTCGGCTACCAGTCGGAGTCGGCCTTCAGCCGGGCCTTCCAGCAGGCCAGCGGCAGTACGCCGGGCCGGTTCCGCCGGCTCGGGCGCACGCCGTAG
- a CDS encoding TerC/Alx family metal homeostasis membrane protein, with product MSPAVWVLTIAGLLAIVAFDLIVIARRKHSVTIKDATRWVLFYIGLAALFAIGLFVLSPGASGGEFVAGYITEYSLSVDNLFVFVIIMARFAVPSLAQDKVLYIGIVVSMLLRAVFILAGAAAISAASWVFYIFGAFLVYTAVRLALEGESDEQDFQENAVLRGMRRILPLTHDYDGSKLVTRVDGRRMLTPLVIVISAIGMANVIFALDSIPAIFGLTQDAYIVLTANAFALMGLRQLYFLIGGLLERVIYLNVGLSVILAFIGVKLIIEALHGSHIDDIGAIHLPHIGIATSLGFIAGTLFVTTVASLIKSGYDRRRVETGSD from the coding sequence ATGTCCCCTGCCGTCTGGGTGCTCACGATCGCCGGGTTGCTGGCGATCGTCGCCTTCGACCTGATCGTGATCGCACGCCGCAAACACAGCGTCACGATCAAGGACGCGACCCGGTGGGTGCTGTTCTACATCGGCCTGGCGGCGCTGTTCGCGATCGGCCTGTTCGTCCTCAGCCCCGGCGCGAGCGGGGGCGAGTTCGTGGCCGGCTACATCACCGAGTACAGCCTGAGCGTCGACAACCTGTTCGTCTTCGTGATCATCATGGCCCGGTTCGCGGTGCCGTCGCTGGCCCAGGACAAGGTGCTCTACATCGGCATCGTGGTCTCGATGCTGCTCCGCGCGGTCTTCATCCTGGCCGGCGCGGCCGCGATCTCCGCGGCCAGCTGGGTGTTCTACATCTTCGGCGCGTTCCTGGTCTACACCGCGGTCCGGCTGGCGCTGGAAGGCGAGAGCGACGAGCAGGACTTCCAGGAGAACGCCGTCCTCCGCGGGATGCGCAGGATCCTCCCGCTGACCCACGACTACGACGGCAGCAAGCTGGTCACCCGGGTCGACGGCCGCCGGATGCTCACCCCGCTGGTGATCGTGATCTCCGCGATCGGGATGGCGAACGTGATCTTCGCGCTCGACTCGATCCCGGCCATCTTCGGCCTCACCCAGGACGCCTACATCGTGCTGACCGCGAACGCGTTCGCGCTGATGGGCCTGCGCCAGCTGTACTTCCTGATCGGCGGCCTGCTGGAACGGGTGATCTACCTGAACGTCGGCCTGTCGGTGATCCTCGCGTTCATCGGCGTCAAGCTGATCATCGAGGCCCTGCACGGTTCGCACATCGACGACATCGGCGCGATCCACCTGCCGCACATCGGGATCGCCACCTCGCTCGGCTTCATCGCCGGCACCCTGTTCGTCACCACGGTCGCCAGCCTGATCAAGTCCGGGTACGACCGGCGCCGGGTGGAGACCGGGAGCGACTGA